In Rhipicephalus sanguineus isolate Rsan-2018 unplaced genomic scaffold, BIME_Rsan_1.4 Seq1138, whole genome shotgun sequence, one DNA window encodes the following:
- the LOC119376252 gene encoding LOW QUALITY PROTEIN: acyl-CoA:lysophosphatidylglycerol acyltransferase 1-like (The sequence of the model RefSeq protein was modified relative to this genomic sequence to represent the inferred CDS: substituted 2 bases at 2 genomic stop codons) — MIRRLEAAFLGREDDHISSERATTERRQDQRAKREMELRRLLHQVRCWLRVMFVLANNLYCIPTYLAWMWVAFYPLRVLLPPLYWAIERQLFRLLLLMVSFWSWSAEYYVDEVGEDVSECYSDRTLVLVNHQSTADVPLLMASFQGKRSVTEHLMWIMDRLFKYTNFGAVSMTHGDFFITQGKDTRNTQLQRLRDHIAEVYLRRGLKWIVLFPEGGFLHKRRATSQRYARANGYPILEHVTLPRVGAMKTVLETLSSENLEKDXQGXGRKTEPIKWVVDITIGYPDMGKPLDLFVISGGFRKQCVVHMHYRRFPISEVPVHDSEALTKWLYDRWAEKEDLLDIFYRTGRFPGRLHRGKGEEEDIGKDHPAPLREAPLRVDFNIVWIVLVHAFFIMSTLFHVALFRWLASLVPFW, encoded by the exons ATGATCAGGAGGCTCGAAGCCGCGTTCCTCGGCCGCGAGGATGATCACATCAGCAGCGAGCGAGCGACGACGGAGCGACGCCAGGATCAGCGCGCCAAGCgg GAGATGGAACTGCGGCGGCTGCTCCACCAGGTGCGCTGCTGGCTGCGGGTCATGTTTGTGCTCGCCAACAACCTCTACTGCATCCCCACCTACCTGGCCTGGATGTGGGTGGCCTTCTATCCGCTGCGCGTGCTCTTGCCCCCTCTGTACTGGGCCATCGAGCGCCAGCTCTttcgcctcctcctcctcatggTCTCCTTCTGGAGTTGGAGTGCCGAGTACTATG TGGACGAAGTCGGTGAGGACGTGAGCGAGTGCTACAGTGACCGGACGCTGGTCCTAGTCAACCACCAGTCCACGGCTGACGTGCCATTGCTCATGGCCTCCTTCCAGGGGAAGCGCTCGGTCACTGAGCACCTCATGTGGATCATGGACCGCCTGTTCAAGTACACAAACTTTGGCGCAGTCTCCATGACCCACGGTGACTTCTTCATTACCCAG GGCAAGGACACCCGCAACACCCAGTTGCAGCGGCTCAGGGACCACATTGCGGAGGTGTACCTCCGCCGCGGGCTCAAGTGGATTGTCCTCTTCCCCGAGGGTGGCTTCCTGCACAAGCGGCGGGCCACGAGCCAGCG GTATGCCAGGGCCAATGGCTACCCCATCCTGGAGCACGTGACGCTGCCGCGTGTGGGTGCTATGAAGACCGTCCTCGAGACACTCTCGTCCGAGAATCTTGAGAAAGACTAACAAGGGTGAGGGAGAAAGACC GAGCCAATCAAGTGGGTGGTGGACATCACCATTGGCTACCCAGACATGGGCAAGCCCCTGGACCTGTTTGTCATTTCGGGTGGTTTCCGCAAGCAGTGCGTCGTCCACATGCACTATCGGCGTTTCCCCATCTCAGAGGTGCCCGTCCACGATTCGGAG GCCCTCACGAAATGGCTGTACGACCGGTGGGCGGAGAAGGAAGACCTCTTGGACATCTTCTACCGAACGGGACGCTTCCCGGGACGTCTCCACCGAGGCAAAGGGGAGGAGGAGGACATCGGCAAGGACCACCCCGCACCTCTCCGCGAGGCGCCCCTGCGCGTCGACTTCAACATCGTCTGGATCGTGCTCGTGCACGCCTTCTTCATCATGTCGACGTTGTTCCACGTGGCCCTGTTCCGCTGGCTCGCCTCGCTCGTGCCGTTCTGGTGA